A section of the Humulus lupulus chromosome 2, drHumLupu1.1, whole genome shotgun sequence genome encodes:
- the LOC133818625 gene encoding HMG-Y-related protein A-like, giving the protein MATEEVNKPPSLTPYPEMIIRAIESLNDPNGSNKSSISKYIESTYGDVPAGHSALLSHHLTRMRDTGELVFWKNNYSKADPNAPPRRGRGRPPKRKYPLSPDTILGPVRPRGRPPKDQNAPPKSPKVKVSSASDKPRGRPRKMVKPTGGLGGSGAATVTATSTGRPPKVKTQLTEVSVQQ; this is encoded by the exons ATGGCGACTGAAGAGGTTAATAAACCTCCATCACTCACTCCTTACCCCGAG ATGATCATAAGAGCCATTGAGTCCTTGAACGACccaaatggctcaaacaaatcgtcaatttCGAAATACATCGAATCAACGTATGGTGATGTGCCAGCGGGCCACTCTGCCTTGCTCTCTCACCACCTCACCAGAATGAGAGACACCGGAGAACTTGTTTTCTGGAAGAACAACTACTCAAAGGCCGATCCAAACGCGCCACCCAGGCGTGGCCGTGGTAGGCCGCCTAAGCGTAAGTATCCTCTGTCTCCGGACACCATATTGGGCCCGGTCAGGCCTAGAGGCCGTCCTCCTAAGGACCAAAATGCGCCCCCCAAGTCTCCCAAGGTCAAGGTTTCATCAGCCAGTGACAAGCCCAGGGGCCGGCCTAGAAAAATGGTTAAGCCCACTGGAGGTTTGGGCGGGTCAGGGGCCGCGACGGTGACGGCTACATCGACAGGCAGACCGCCGAAGGTGAAGACTCAGTTGACTGAAGTGAGTGTTCAGCAATAA